Below is a window of Vibrio aerogenes DNA.
AAACCTATTATTTTCTCCAAGTTCAAAAGGTCACCAAGAGCTAATTGTCTTCCCGTATTCTCTAATTTTATGTTCATTATTCTTACTTATTACTAACACTTTGAGTGTATATATTTTGAACCGGATTTGAGACCGGCACACAAGTCACCGGCTATATCGATTTTTATTCTGTTCTCAGTTCCACATATTCTTCTAAGAAAAGTTCAAAAGAATCATACATTGTTTTATCTGGTTCCTGCTTGAACAGATTATAACTAACGATCTTACCAAATTCGTCCGGCAATAAATTGATACACCAACAGACCTCATCTTCCCTAAAATATATAACGGCAAAATAATCAGGTAATCCAAATTCTTTTCTGCAATAAAATGTATCAAACAGCATGCCACCATGAGATTCTGTTAATGCATCATCAGAAATGATTCCGGATATATTTTCTTCTACAGTACCACCCCCGCCAACTAAGCGGAAAAAACTATTTAATGATTCAGGAAGTATCGCCCCTAACTCCGACTCTAAGAGGTGGATCTGTTCATCACTTGCCTGTCCTAACCAAAACACTTCGTCATCAGCATTATTATTTAAATGATTAACCAACTCAGCGATTGTTTTCACTATTACCTCGTAAATGAGTAATATATCTAATACTATCAAATTAGGCATATCACGTACGAATCAATGAGTATATATCTTGAGCCGCCTCCTCCATTGGGATGCTACCTAATGCCCCTAAATCTAGGCTATAAATCTTATCATCACTACTTTTTAATCTGATAAAATAGCCCAAGTCCCCATCCTGACCAATCATGAAATATTCCGGAGCATATATATGAACTTCATATGTTTCATTTCTCTCTTCAAGATCAAAACAATTATAAAAATATACAAAATCTCCATTATATATTTCAATTTCATACGGCTCATTATCTTTAATATTCTCTTTAAGATATCGTCTATATAATAAAGGAAATTTAGCTGACAATTTTTTCTCGATTGACACTATTGCTAATTCTATTTTGTTACTCATAAAATTACTTTATATATCAAAGAATAAGGTGTAGTTGCACGGACGCTTACATTGCGCGAGCAACTGGCACAGTTAAAAGCGGCGCTGGGGTGAGTTGAATGAGTCAAAAGCCGGGGTGGTGTTCCCGGCTTTTGGTTGTAGTACCGTTTCAGATAAGCACCTAGTTCGGAAATTCAACTAGCTCCTATTAATTTTTATACAACCTGCTAATGAATTTTTCGAATTTTTCTGAGATCTGGAAAAAACTCTCACCATCACAGTCATAAAGATAAATATGACCATAATCACCTTCTTTTAACGAAATGAAAATAGTATGACCACCATCATCATATGCGAAAGGTACATATTCTCCTTCTTGATATTCTTCACCTGTGTCTGGGTTCTCAATAGATTCAATGTCAGATACAAGTTGTTCAATTGTAACTTTCCCATATTTTATAGGGTTAAAGCCACCGACAGGTAAACCCCATAAATCATTTTCTACATCTTCCTCTGCTAAAAAACCACCATTGATTCTTATATAATGCTCTTTAAAGGATAATGGTAACTTAGCGGAAAAAAGTTTCTCAAATTCTGTATATTCATCTTCAGTTAATTTTTTTTCATAATGAACAAGCTCAACCACAATTCATCTCCTCTACCATTTTTTAAACAAATACTTTTTACCTGTTGCTTTTTTATACTGACTGACCCCACCAGAATGCTGAATTCCATTATGTGCATCAACCCTTACTAATTGCATTGTGCCCTGATTTGTAACAGGATCATAATCATCCAAATGGTGCCAGACATATTTATCACCATTAAGACTAGGTGTAGATTTTTGACCAAACCCTTTCATACTAGCTGCTTCAAAATCCGCATGATAATCTCCTGTGTAATCAATTTTGACAATTGATTCTACAGGAGAACCGTCTGGCTTAAATCTTTCAGGATTCGAATATAACGCATTACTCTCGGAGTAATCTAACCCTCCATTATCATTACGTTTTACTCCTGAAAAGCCTCTTTCTTTCAGCTTCCCAATCGGGCATTTAGCCAATCCCAACGGATCGATATATCCAACTGGATTATCCACATACCCCTGCGGCCTCAGTCCCCCCGCAAAGCCAGCAGGATCAGGACTCAAATACTGACCACTGTCCGCATCAAAATAACGGTTAAGATTATAATAGAGACCGGACTCACTGTCTTCTATCTGCCCCTGATAACGCAGGTCACAGGTGATCGCATCATTGGCGACCTGCTCTAAATAACCCCGGTTGACCTGAGTGCGCTGCTGCTGGTATTTGCCCCACAGATGCTGGTCGCCCTGCCACTGAATTTCCCCGTCCGGGGTGCATAGCTCCTGCGGCGTGCCCGCATGGTCGGTGACAATATAATGCAGCCTTTCCCGGCCGGTGTCATGGTCAGTGGTGATTTGTGCCAGCGGCCGGAAGGTGTCCGGTTCATACAGATATTCCGTGCTTTGCAGCTGCGTGCCATCAGCGGTAATTTTGCTCTGCTGAACTACCGTGTTGCCATCCCACAGATAATGCGTTTGGGTTTGGGTGCGTTCACATTCTTTGGCAATTCTGCGCCCGAACGGATCGTAGCGGTAGCGGTAACGGGTGCCGTCCGGCAGCTCGATATGCGTCAGCCGGTCTTCATCGTTCCAGATAAATTTTGTGGTTTGTGGCCGGAAACCGTCTTTGCTTTCGGTTTTGGTGGTGACCCGGCCGCATTCGTCGTAAACATATTTGAAGCGCCCGGTTTCAACCACCCGCCCGGCGTTATCATACTGTTTGGTTTGTCGTTTCAGCCGCTCATCGGCCATCGACACCACATTGCCCGAGTATTCACTGCCGGTGCCGGTTTCATTGAGGTTCAGCTCGCTGTCGTAACCAAACAGCTGCACAAAGCTGGCTTTGGTTTCCCACGATTTTCGCTGACGCACCGCACTGATTTGCCCGTTCGGGTTGAGGGTAAATTCGGTGTGGCCGCGGCGTTTATCCTCAATCGCCGTCAGCTGGTCCAGCGCGTCGTACTGATATTGCCGCAGCACCGTGCCGCGCCCGGCGGGGGCGTAACCCGCCCCTAAACGCTGATGGGTTAACAGCCCGGTCGCACTCCAGTCATGGAACAGACCAAAACCGGCCTCACTGGTACGGGCCGATTCCTGACCACTGGCATGATAGGCGAATTTCAGCGGGTCGTGCTCACCCATATGCAGCTGCATTAATTGTTGCTGCTGCCACTGATAGGCGCGGGTGGTTTGAGTGCCGTTCATGGCTGTGCGTCTTCCCGCCGCATCGTATTCATGGGTGATCGGCGTGCCGTTAAGGTTTTCACTCAGCAGCAGTCCCGCCGGGCTGTACTGCATCTCCACCCAGGCATCGCCGTTTTCTGCATATTTCAGCCGCGCCGCTTCATCATATTCATACCAGCTTTTGCCGGTCGGATTGTTGTGAGGGTCAAAGCTTTGGGCTTCCAGCAAACGCCCGCACGGATCGTACTGGTAGTGATAATGATGGCCGTCCGGTTTGGTGCGTTTCACCATCCGCCCGGCCGGGTCGTAACTGAACTGCTCTTTGCGGCCGTCGTAATGACGCTCGCTGCTGATGCGGCCCAGCGTATCGAACTCGTACAACCACTGGTCGCCTTTGCTGTTGGTCACGCCGGCGAATTCACCTTCCGCATTGTAGTGATAATACGTGGTGGCCCCCAGCGCATCGGTGACCGATTTCAGCCGGTCAAAAGCGCCATATTCAAAGCGCTGGGGATGGCCGAGGGCGTCGGTGACTTCGGTCAGGTTGCCTTCAATATCATAGTTAAAGCTGGCCGTGGTGCCGTCTTCATAAATCACCTGCGACGGCTGACTGTGTTTGCCGTCGTAACACCAGCGACGGACCTGTTTGTTGTCGCTCTCGCGCTTGATTAACCGGTCCAGTACGTCGTAGTGGAACGTCATCCCGTATCCGGTCGCTGGTTCAAGCCGGGTCAGCTGGCCGCGTTCGTTGTACTGATACCGGGTGGTACTGCCGTCCGGTCCGGTGACCGACTCGCGCAGTCCGTTTGAAGTATAGGTGTAGCGCCATTGCCGCCCGTCCGGGTCGGTGATTTGGGTCACATCGCCCTGCCGGTTATGTTCATACAGCCACTGCGCCCCGGCGGGATTCAGTGAGTTGAGTATAAAACAGCCGGGATGGTGATCCCGGCTGTTGGTTTAAAGATGTCTCATTTGAGTATTTATTTTCTAGCTTGATGAATGCGGCATAAAATTATAAACAGTCTCCTTAATTCTTAAGGTCCAATCTATATGAAACCGTTTATTCCTAAATTAGCTGCGGAATCTCGAATATATTATTTTTGATATTTATTATATAACTCTATTTCGGCTCGTATATAATCACTAAATAAATAGTCTGTCTTTTTAATTTCTTCTCCTTCCGTATAGCAATAAACTCTTGGATTATCATTTCGCTCTAAAAAAAACAAAGATGAATATCCTTGATGCAATAAGAATGCAAACATGCCTTCAGGAACTTTTATCCCATTTTCATCCATTAATTCAATGGTACACTCATTTATATCATCTAATTCATCATATAGTACATCAGTTCCTTTTTTAAAATCCCCCGATGATATTCCAAGTAGAGAGAGATATATTTTATAATATTCTGGCAATAGCCCATATTTATTTTCTAGATCAGATAGTTGATTATTACTACATCCTTTTACAGCACCATCTTTAATTTCCAAAACTGATATAAAGTCATTAATCATATTAATAAATTTATCTTTATTCACTTGGTTATCCCCATATCACATTCACTTCAATATTTGGATACATCTTTTTAAATTGATTTATTACTTCAGAACATGACGGACAACATTCCAACTCAGAGTACAAATCAATTTTTCCTGTTGCAGATGTCGGATATTTACTAGCTATATGCTCAAATATTTTGACTTCTGAGTCAAAAGCTCTATCGTGGCCAACTTCAAATGTAGAGAATTTTCTATTATCTACATCTGGAATTTTTACAAATGGTGCGTCATTTGTATTCTTTCCACTTACGGCATCGGCCATACCCTTTTCTCCATTAATTTCATAGTCAGAAGTCGCAATATTTCTTTTCTTTCCGACATTTCCGCTATCTCTATACTGCTTAGCTCTTCCTTTTGGACATTTTGCTAACCCCAACGGATCAGCCCATTCCATCGGATTATCTACGTAAGCCTGCGGCCTTAATCCCCCCGCAAACCCAATAGGATCAGGACTTAAATACTGCCCGCTCTCCGCATCATAATAACGGTTGAGATTATAATAGAGACCGGACTCCCTGTCTTCTATCTGGCCCTGATAACGCAGGTCGCAGGTGATCGCATCATTGGCGACCTGCTCTAAATAACCCCGGTTCACCTGGGTGCGCTGCTGCTGGTATTTGCCCCATAAATGCTGGTCACCCTGCCACTGAATTTCCCCGTCCGGGGTGCACAGCTCCTGCGGCGTGCCCGCATGGTCGGTGACAATATAATGCAAACGCTCGCGGCCGGTGTCATGGTCGGTGGTAATTTGCGCCAGCGGGCGGAAGGTGTCCGGCTCATAAAGATATTCGGTGCTTTGCAGCTGCGTCCCGTCCGCCGTCATTTTGCTCTGCTGAACCACCGTGTTGCCATCCCACAGATAATGCGTTTCTGTCTGGGTTTTGAGGCACTCTTTGGCAATTCTGCGCCCGAACGGATCGTAGCGGTAGCGGTAACGGGTGCCGTCCGGCAGCTCGATATGCGTCAGCCGGTCTTCATCGTTCCAGATAAATTTTGTGGTTTGTGGCCGGAAACCGTCTTTGCTTTCGGTTTTGGTGGTGACCCGGCCGCATTCGTCGTAAACATATTTGAAGCGCCCGGTTTCAACCACCCGCCCGGCGTTATCATACTGTTTGGTTTGTCGTTTCAGCCGCTCATCGGCCATCGACACCACATTGCCCGAGTATTCACTGCCGGTGCCGGTTTCATTGAGGTTCAGCTCGCTGTCGTAACCAAACAGCTGCACAAAGCTGGCTTTGGTTTCCCACGATTTTCGCTGACGCACCGCACTGATTTGCCCGTTCGGGTTGAGGGTAAATTCGGTGTGGCCGCGGCGTTTATCCTCAATCGCCGTCAGCTGGTCCAGCGCGTCGTACTGATATTGCCGCAGCACCGTGCCGCGCCCGGCGGGGGCGTAACCCGCCCCTAAACGCTGATGGGTTAACAGCCCGGTCGCACTCCAGTCATGGAACAGACCAAAACCGGCCTCACTGGTACGGGCCGATTCCTGACCACTGGCATGATAGGCGAATTTCAGCGGGTCGTGCTCACCCATATGCAGCTGCATTAATTGTTGCTGCTGCCACTGATAGGCGCGGGTGGTTTGAGTGCCGTTCATGGCTGTGCGTCTTCCCGCCGCATCGTATTCATGGGTGATCGGCGTGCCGTTAAGGTTTTCACTCAGCAGCAGTCCCGCCGGGCTGTACTGCATCTCCACCCAGGCATCGCCGTTTTCTGCATATTTCAGCCGCGCCGCTTCATCATATTCATACCAGCTTTTGCCGGTCGGATTGTTGTGAGGGTCAAAGCTTTGGGCTTCCAGCAAACGCCCGCACGGATCGTACTGGTAGTGATAATGATGGCCGTCCGGTTTGGTGCGTTTCACCATCCGCCCGGCCGGGTCGTAACTGAACTGCTCTTTGCGGCCGTCGTAATGACGCTCGCTGCTGATGCGGCCCAGCGTATCGAACTCGTACAACCACTGGTCGCCTTTGCTGTTGGTCACTCCGGCAAATTCGGCTTCCACATTATAGTGATAACGGGTTGTCGCACCGGTCGGATCCGTCACGGCACGCAGTTTATCAAACGCCCCATATTCAAACCGGCGGGTATGACCCAGCGTGTCGGTCACACTGGTTAAATTGCCTTCGATATCATAACTGAAGCGGGCCGTGGTGCCGTCCTCATAAATAATTTGTGAGGGCGTCAGCTGTTTGCCTTCATAACACCAGCGCCGCACCTGTTTATTGTCGCTCTCGCGTTTGATCAACCGGTCCAGTACATCGTAGTAGAACGTCATCCCGTATCCGGTCGCCGGTTCAAGCCTGTGCGGCAAACCCTGATCGTTATACTGCCAGCGGGTGACGCTGCCATCCGGCCCGGTCACACTGTCGCGCAGGCCGCGTGAGGTATACGTCTGAAGCCACTGCCGCCCGTCCGGGTCGGTCACTTTAGTCACATCACCCTGCTTATTATGTTCATACAGCCACTGCGCCCCGGCGGGATTGGTATAAGCGGTCAGCCAGCCTTTGTCGTTATAGGTGTAAGTGTGCGCCGTGCCGTCCGGCAGGGTCACCGAGGTCACATTGCCCCATTCGTCGTACTGATAAGTATTCGTCTCACCCAGCGGATTGGTTTCACTGACAAGTTTATCGCCCTGCCAGTGTTGTGCTGAACGATGGCCTTCCGGGTCAACAATGGCTTCCGCCCGGTACGCTTCATTGAGATGAAATTCGGTGATCCCGCCAAAGGTACTTTTATGATAGTGGATGCGCTTTTCATCGTCGTAACGGACCTGTCCGCTCCAGTAGCCCTCCGCACAGCGGTTATCCGTCACCCGCCCCTGCTCATCATAATCATGCTCAGCCCAGGTTTTCGCCAAATCCTGCCAGCGGGTGAGATAGCCTTCCGGACTGTACTGATAGTCAAAGTTACGTCCCGGCTCACCACGAACAGACATCAGCCAGCCTTTGTTATCATAGGTATAACGGGCCAGCTCGCGCAGCGGATTTTTCTGTTTGTCGCACAAAGTCAGACAAGTGATACGCTTACGCTCTGTTTCCACTTTGACTAAACGTTCATCACTCAGCATCACCCATTTCAGTGTGCCGCGCTCATACAAAAAGGCGTTTTCATTGCCGTAAGCATCACGGATGCGGGTCAGGCGCAGCTGTGAGCCAATCGCATGCTCAAACCAGTATTGCTGACCGTCTTTGTGTTTTAAAATCAGCTCACCACAATTTCCCCGGTGCAACCAGTATTGTGGCTTTTCAGCCGACTGAGTCGGCAAATCCTGATACGGGAGAATAAATTCGGCAGTGGTGTAATCTTCATCGGTAAAGGTCACATCGGTCCCGTTAACTTCCAGACTGATATCCCAGCTGCTGCGCCATAAGGCGCCCATCAACCCGGTTTCCCGGCGGCCAACCGAATGATAATAGCGGCTGTGGATCAGCGGCTGGAAACCCGCCACGACAAAGTCCTGACGGGATTCAAACACCTGCCCGGTTGAAACATCCACCGGATCGTCTTTACACACTATCGGATCTTTTTCTTTGGCTTTGGTCTTGTCTGTTGGTGTTTCCGCATCTTTAGCCTGCTGCGCTTCATGCGTTTTTTTCAGCTCAGCATCTTCCAGATCTTTTTTACGGTAATTCTCTTTGCCCGCATTGGTATTCACCGGGTCTTTCATGGTCTTTTTCTTATACGGTGTGCCGGTTTTGTGTGTCACCACCTTGTCCACAAACTCATCGACTTTGGACTTGATTTTCCCCGTCATCTCATCGATTTTGTTTTCCAGCTTTTTCATCGCCTCCACAAGCTTCATGAAGGCATCTTTCATCAGCACCACCGCCCAGTTGTTGCTCTTGTTCACCGCATCCGTCAGCCCGGCGATGATTTCCTGCAACAGCTTCTTCGCTTTGCCCGCATACTCATCCAGCGTGCTGCCGAATTTCTTCAGATACTTCACCAGATTGCCGTTCGACAGGCTGCGCAGGATTTTAATCGCCTTCTGAATCACCCGCGAATCAGCCTTTTGCAGCGCTTCGATAATCGTTTTACCGGTCTTTTTGGTCGCATCCCCCAGCCCCGGTATAAAACCAATCACCACCAGCACGCCTCCGGCCCAGTGCCAGAAATCCAGCTCGTCTTTGGTGCAGGTATCCCAGCCCCAGCAGCCCAGGTCATACAAATCCATCGCCTGACCGACCACCGGCACAAACCCCAGCGCCACCTCACAAAACAGCAGAATTGCCGTGTTGTCATGCGCCAGACCCGCCATTTCACCCGCCAGACTGCTGTGAATCTTGTTCACCGCCTTGCGCAAATCCACCGAGCCGTGGTTAATCTGTTTGACTAATTCCTGAAACCGGTCATACGCCGGCGCATATTCATCAGGAATGCTGCCTTTCATCCAGTGGCGGTCGATATCAATCTCATCATCCGAGCTGTCACTGGCATCATATTCCAGATAACCCGCCCGGTTGAGCGTCGCATACAGGGCAAAATATTCCCCCGCCAGCACCGCATATTTGGGGTTATTCTGCAATACCGGATTGTTCTCCATCGCATCTTCCGGCTTGAAGGTGTCTTTGCCCTCCCCGAGCATCAAATCATACCCGCCGCAGCCCATGTCCTTGACTTTCAGCAGCCCGTTGTCATCCGTGGTGCCGCTCACCTCCGTTTTGTTACTGTCGGTCAGCACCACTTCCGCCCCGGCGATGGGTTGGTCATCGTCATAGTGATAGCGGATAAACAGCTCACAGCCGCATTTTACGCAGCCACAGTCCAGCACCTTATCGGTGGAGAAATTCTGCTCAGCCGCCTCGACACTGGACAGAATGTCGGCTTGTTTCTGCTGGTTACTCTTACTCATACGACGTCTGACTCCTCATCATGCGCTTCTCCTAATGCTTTCAGTCCCCGTTCGACCAGCCGGTCTATCCGGTCTTTCAGTCCTTTCACCTGATTCTCCCGCAGAATTTCCTGCGCCCACGGCCGGGTGATAAAATCCTCCCCCACCGCAATCGTCAGGGTCAGGTATTTCAGCTGCTCAACACGGTCACCGAAGCCATGCGATTTGGCCTGGCTGAGATGGGTGTATAAATAGTCATCAAACCGGGCTTCATCCCAGTCTGCGGTTTCTTCGCCGTGGTGTGTTTGCAGGTGCTGCTGATATTGACGGTAGCGCTGCTGCTCCGTGCGGATGGTCAGCGCTTTATCCTGCGGCGCTGTCAGCACCAGCGGCAGCTCAATGGTCGATGCCTGCACAATATCCGGCGGGGTCTCAAAGGCCAGATAATCCACGGTCTCTGCACCCGGCTGCCAGTAAGCCACCGCGCCCAGCGGGCCACGCAGCTGATGGCGGCTCAATTCGCCGCTGGCCTGCCACAGGGTGGTGAATATCTCCCAGTCACTGATGCGCAAAATGATCGTCCCTTCCTGCGGGTAATCCACCAGCGTCCACGCCCGAAGATGACGCAGCACCATCTCCAGCTGCTGCGCCGGGGGCTGTGACAGCAGCGACGGGTCCAGCCGCACCGCCATCCCCCACGGCGGCTGAGTGGCGATATATTCCTCAAACCATTCAAACGACTCCGGGCGCAGCAGGTGCGGCGACAGCGCAGCGTTCTGCTCCCCCATCGCGCCCCAGAACAGCCGGTTTTTATCCGGCGTATCCTGCGCTTCGGCAAACATCATCACATCATCATTGACCGAGGCTTCCGCCACCAGAAACCAGCCCGGCTCACTGAGCATCGCCTGCCAGTCCGCCAGCGGGATTTGGGTCGGCGCTGTGCGCATCAGCGCTGCTGCCGGTTCATGTGCCGTCTCGTTCATTGGGACTCCGTATTGTCAGTTGCAGAGGGCTTGTTGGTTGCAGGAGAAGCCTCTGCCGTCAGTTCATCCGGCCAGCCTGCGGTGCGGTAAGGGGCCAGTTCATCCTCCCGGCCCCGGAAACGATCATCAAACTCACCGGTCGCCTCGCGCAGCGGATAAAATTTACGCAGCCGGACAAATTCCGGATGCCGGTAATAGCCATCGCCTAAATGAAAGCGGTACACCGCAAAGGTGCGCCGGGCCAGCAAATCTGATGACGGAAACAGCGACTGTGCCAGCGCCATCCCTTCTTCATAACCGGCGACCATCGCCTCGCGGGTCAGCGTCCGGCCATCGCGCACCGTCAGCCGGGTATATAAATCATCGAGAAAGGCTTCCAGCAGCTGCGGGTAATACAGCTCGTCATATTGCGGCTGGGTGAGGTGCAGCGGGAAATCATCAAACGGGAGTAAGTCCGGCCCGGATGCCGAAGTGGTCAGCGGCTCAACCGGGGCAAGTTTGAGTGTGTTGTTGTCGGCTTCATCGCGCTGCGGGAGGTAAATTTGCGTGTGACTACCGAAAAAGCGCAGGCGCTGCGCCGGGGTGAGGATCCGGTGCCAGACGTGAAAAACCGCCGGGTCGTACCAGCGGGGCATGATGTAAGTCCCATCGGGAAAGTAGCCATCGACCCAGGGCCGCCAGTGGGCTTTAAGGGAGTCAAAATCGCCGTCCCACACCCCGGCCAGACCAAAACCAGCGGCGGCGGGTTCGTTTTCATCCAGCCAGTAGAACAGGGTTTCCGCAGGATTGCCGTCCGCGATACACATCAGGATCGGCGAACCTTCCGCCATATACTGAAGTGCGGTGCCGCGCACCAGCTCACACCACTGCACATCGTCGCGGTATTTCATGGTGTCCCAGAATTCGCTGGCTTCGTCGGATTTATACCTGTCATATAAAAGGTAAAAGGTTTTCCCTTCTGACGCGGTCATAACTTCAAACAGTGTCTGTAACTCACTCACAACTTCATCACCTAACGTCTCCGGATTGGCCGGAAATAACAAAGACATCGTCCATAACAACCGAAGCCGGGGCGATGTCATCAAAGTGTGGTATCCGGTGTGTTCAACATACCCGGATATATTTAGACTGACATCCACTTCAGCAATGGTTATGCCACTTTGGCAAACATCAAAGAATCAATGGGTTGTAGTTATATATTTATAAATACAGGCAAGATCTTGCTCAGAAGCGAGCAAAAAGTTGCCCGGCGAGCAAGATCTTGCCCGGTAAATATGGAATCAAGATCACAAAAACCCTGACGACATGATCCATCAGGGCGTGTATCAGATGGGTCCGTCAGCGCTCCCCCGGAACGCTGACAAGACGGCACTGGATTTATACGGGCATTTCATCCGGTTGTTCCTGCGTCACTTTGGCCCCATAACAGGCATGACGAATGGCAACCGCAGCTGAAAAGTCTTTCAGAACCGGCGCATCAAACAGCATCTTTAATGAGAAATCAATACCATGTTGACGGGCCTGATTGACCAGCTGAATCGCCATCATCGAGTGGCCGCCAAGGGCGAAAAAGTCATCTTCCCGGCCAACTGAATCAACTGCCAGCACCGATTCCCACAAGCGGGCCAGCGTCTGCTCCGTTTGTCCCTGAGGCGGCGTATAGTCACAGCGGATATAGTCATCATTTCCGGGCGCAGGCAATGCGCGGAAATCGACGCCTGAATGCATGATGGTTGTCGGTGAGCCCTCTTCATCAAACGCATCCACATCACAGACCGGCCGGGACGGCGAACGTTCCAGCACACTGACCAGACGGGCCAGCGTCCCGGTGACCATCGTACCCACCAGTCCGCAACTGACCCGGGCATCCACCTGAAGATCAAGCGAGAAGCCTTCTCCGGGACAATCATTGACCGACAAAGACAGCGGGAAAGTTGAACGTTCTTCTTCCATGACAATATCCACCGGTAAATGCTCCAGCACATCGACCTGCGCATTTCCTCCCTGATAGCGATAGTTCAGCAGGCTGCTGAACAAGGGCTGACTGGCAGGCACACCACTGCATTGTTGCACCTGTGACAGGGGGGTATGTTCGTAATCCATCAACTCTGCCAGCTGGTGATGAATGGTCCGGACCATTTCGTCTGTGGGCGTTTTATCCAGCCGCATCCGGAAAGGCAGGGTGTTAAGAAACAGCCCCAGTGTGCGGTCTGAACCCGCTCCGGCAGACATCCGGCCAAGTAAAATAGTGCCGGTAACCACATCGTCACGTCCACTCGCCGAACGAAGTACCAGCCCCCAGACCAGATGGAACAGACTGGCCGTACTCACCTGATGCAGTTTTGCCTGACGGCGTAATCGCTGCGCCAGCCGGTCATTGACAGCCAGATGCAATGTGTTCACCTGCCCGCCTTCACCTTGCGTATGCGCTAAGCCAAACGGGACTGAAGGCA
It encodes the following:
- a CDS encoding SMI1/KNR4 family protein, which translates into the protein MKTIAELVNHLNNNADDEVFWLGQASDEQIHLLESELGAILPESLNSFFRLVGGGGTVEENISGIISDDALTESHGGMLFDTFYCRKEFGLPDYFAVIYFREDEVCWCINLLPDEFGKIVSYNLFKQEPDKTMYDSFELFLEEYVELRTE
- a CDS encoding SMI1/KNR4 family protein → MSNKIELAIVSIEKKLSAKFPLLYRRYLKENIKDNEPYEIEIYNGDFVYFYNCFDLEERNETYEVHIYAPEYFMIGQDGDLGYFIRLKSSDDKIYSLDLGALGSIPMEEAAQDIYSLIRT
- a CDS encoding SMI1/KNR4 family protein, translated to MVELVHYEKKLTEDEYTEFEKLFSAKLPLSFKEHYIRINGGFLAEEDVENDLWGLPVGGFNPIKYGKVTIEQLVSDIESIENPDTGEEYQEGEYVPFAYDDGGHTIFISLKEGDYGHIYLYDCDGESFFQISEKFEKFISRLYKN
- a CDS encoding RHS repeat-associated core domain-containing protein, with product MTQITDPDGRQWRYTYTSNGLRESVTGPDGSTTRYQYNERGQLTRLEPATGYGMTFHYDVLDRLIKRESDNKQVRRWCYDGKHSQPSQVIYEDGTTASFNYDIEGNLTEVTDALGHPQRFEYGAFDRLKSVTDALGATTYYHYNAEGEFAGVTNSKGDQWLYEFDTLGRISSERHYDGRKEQFSYDPAGRMVKRTKPDGHHYHYQYDPCGRLLEAQSFDPHNNPTGKSWYEYDEAARLKYAENGDAWVEMQYSPAGLLLSENLNGTPITHEYDAAGRRTAMNGTQTTRAYQWQQQQLMQLHMGEHDPLKFAYHASGQESARTSEAGFGLFHDWSATGLLTHQRLGAGYAPAGRGTVLRQYQYDALDQLTAIEDKRRGHTEFTLNPNGQISAVRQRKSWETKASFVQLFGYDSELNLNETGTGSEYSGNVVSMADERLKRQTKQYDNAGRVVETGRFKYVYDECGRVTTKTESKDGFRPQTTKFIWNDEDRLTHIELPDGTRYRYRYDPFGRRIAKECERTQTQTHYLWDGNTVVQQSKITADGTQLQSTEYLYEPDTFRPLAQITTDHDTGRERLHYIVTDHAGTPQELCTPDGEIQWQGDQHLWGKYQQQRTQVNRGYLEQVANDAITCDLRYQGQIEDSESGLYYNLNRYFDADSGQYLSPDPAGFAGGLRPQGYVDNPVGYIDPLGLAKCPIGKLKERGFSGVKRNDNGGLDYSESNALYSNPERFKPDGSPVESIVKIDYTGDYHADFEAASMKGFGQKSTPSLNGDKYVWHHLDDYDPVTNQGTMQLVRVDAHNGIQHSGGVSQYKKATGKKYLFKKW